TGGGAATAATTTATTTCCTGTTTCATGGCCATTTTCTGTTCACCCATCGTCGGCTCTGAAGTATTAGATATCATTTCCTGGGTCATCTTATATTTATAAGTATTGTCTTTAAAAAATTTCCATTCCAGTTTTACCTTATCACTGGGCGCAGTAACAGGAGCAACAATATTGATATTTGCAGTGGATTCCGGCTTCTTTATTTCCTTAACCTGAGGATCCGCTGCGCAACCAGTGGCTATTATTACGGCTGTCAATCCGACATTGAGCCACAATCTCTTTTTCATACAACCATCTTCCCTTTCTTTATCACTACTTTTGCAAGATTGACTCCCCAGTGATACGGGATGTGTCGGTAAGAAGGCGCATTCCAGATAACAATATCCGCGTCTTTGCCTTCTTCCAACGAACCAACCTTTTTTTGTTTTTCAATTGCATAAGCCGCATTAATCGTAGCGGCCACCAGAACCTCAGCCGGGGTAAGCTTCATCAACGTGCAAGCGATAGTCATTATCATAGGCATTGACTCTGTCATTGATGTCCCCGGATTAAAATCAGTTGCCAACGCTATAGGTAACCCTGCATCTACCATCTTGCGGGCTGGAGCGTAGTTTTTAAGCCCAAGCGCAAAAGTGGTGCCGGGTAAAATCACACCAATGACACCTTTATCTTTCATAGCTTTGATTCCGTTATCAGAAATAGCCATTAAATGATCCGCCGACACCGCGCCCAATTCGGCCGCAAGCTCAGCTCCTCCCAACGGCGCAAACTCATCAGCGTGAAGTTTGAGTTTAAATCCATATCTGTGCGCGGTCATCAATATATCACGCGTTTCATTTATCTCGAATACGCCTTTTTCACAAAAAATATCGCAGAACTCAGCCAAATGGCGTCTACTAACTTCTGGTATCATCTTCTCTTTTAGATATTTCACGTAACCTGCTTTATCATCCTTGTATTCCGGCGGAATATCATGAGCACCAAGAAATGTCGGAACCATTGCAGGCAGGTCTTTTCCCTTGTTCAAATCATTTATCACCTCAAGTATTTTTATCTCATCGCTAAGATTCAAACCATAACCACTCTTGGCCTCAATCGTAGTAGTCCCATGACTGATAAAATTATTAAGATACCTACGGGCATTTAGCTTAAGCTCAGCCTTAGTCGCGGCGCGGGTATTACGAACAGTTGACCTAATACCTCCGCCAGCCGCGGATATTTCCTGATAGGTTGCGCCTTTTATGCGCATCTCAAATTCAAGCGCTCGGTCTCCGGCAAATACCGGATGGGTGTGAGGGTCTATCAAACCCGG
This Candidatus Brocadiia bacterium DNA region includes the following protein-coding sequences:
- the hutI gene encoding imidazolonepropionase, with amino-acid sequence MKKVDLIITDVAELVTVRGYSDKPCSGAGQMNNLGIITNGAIAIHKGIIIEVGFSKDVAKRYRASKTIKATDNVVTPGLIDPHTHPVFAGDRALEFEMRIKGATYQEISAAGGGIRSTVRNTRAATKAELKLNARRYLNNFISHGTTTIEAKSGYGLNLSDEIKILEVINDLNKGKDLPAMVPTFLGAHDIPPEYKDDKAGYVKYLKEKMIPEVSRRHLAEFCDIFCEKGVFEINETRDILMTAHRYGFKLKLHADEFAPLGGAELAAELGAVSADHLMAISDNGIKAMKDKGVIGVILPGTTFALGLKNYAPARKMVDAGLPIALATDFNPGTSMTESMPMIMTIACTLMKLTPAEVLVAATINAAYAIEKQKKVGSLEEGKDADIVIWNAPSYRHIPYHWGVNLAKVVIKKGKMVV